The window AGGAAAAGCTGAAGAACGGAAGCAAGGTGTTTCCGCGGACGGCTCCGGCGAAAGCCGCTGATAAGACGACCGCGGAGTTGGGTATGGCAAGTGAAGCTGCGGGGCGACCCTCGTGAGTCCATCAAAGCCATTTATTCTTCGCCCGGTGGCCACCTCGCTTCTTATGGTGGCCATTTTGCTTGCAGGGTTCGTCGCGTATCAACAATTGCCGGTGTCGGCGCTGCCGCAGGTGGACTATCCGACGATTCAGGTGCAGACGTTCTATCCGGGAGCGAGCCCGGAGGTGATGGCGTCGTCGGTGACGGCTCCGCTGGAGCGGCAGTTCGGGCAGATACCGGGACTGAGCCAGATGACCTCTTCGAGTTCGGGCGGTGGCAGTGTGATTACGCTGCAGTTCGATCTGTCGGAGTCGATCGATATTGCGCAGCAGGATGTTCAGGCGGCGATCAACGCGGCGTTTAGTTATCTGCCGAAGGACCTGCCGAATCCGCCGGTGTACAGCAAGGTGAACCCTGCCGATGCGCCGATCATGACGTTGGCGCTGACGAGCGATACGCTGCCGCTTGAGAAGGTAGAGGACCTTGCGGATACAGTGATCGCGCAGAAGATCTCGCAGCTTTCGGGTGTGGGCCTGGTGTCGATCAACGGTGGTCAGAAGCCGGCGGTGCGGATTCAGGCAAACCCGACGGCGCTGGCGAACTATGGTCTGAGCCTGGAAGACATTCGCGCGGCGGTGGGCACAACGAACGTCGATCAGGCAAAGGGCAATCTGAACGGAGCGAACCAGTCCTATACGATCGGCGCGAATGACCAGCTGCCCTCAAGTGCGGCTTATAACAATGTGATTGTCGCGTACCGGAATGGATCGCCGGTGCGGCTGTCGGATGTTGCCAATGCAGTAGACAGCGCGGAGAACCTGTTTCAGGCGGCGTGGATGGGGACGGCGGCACAGGCTCCTACCGCGGGGCAGCCAGCGCGCGAGGCTGTGTTGAAGCCCGCGGTGATTGTGAACATCCAGCGGCAGCCGGGTGCGAACATCATCGGCGTGGTGGATGAGGTTCAGAAGATTCTGCCGCAGCTGCGGTCGTCGATGCCGGCAACGGTGACGCTGCAGGTGCTGACGGACCGGACAAGTACGATTCGGGCTTCTGTGAAAGATGTTCAGTTTTCGCTGGTGCTGACCATCGGGCTGGTTGTGATGGTGATCTTCCTGTTCCTGCGGTCGTTTGCCGCGACGATCATCCCTTCGGTCGCGGTGCCGCTGTCGATTGTGGGGACGTTTGGGGTGATGTATCTGCTGGGATACAGCCTGAATAATCTGTCGCTGATGGCGTTGACGATCTCGACCGGGTTCGTGGTGGACGATGCGATTGTGATGATCGAGAATATCGCCCGCTATCTGGAACAGGGCGATTCACCGCTGGAGGCAGCGCTGAAGGGCTCGGAACAGATTGGCTTCACAATCGTTTCACTGACGGTGAGCTTGATTGCGGTGCTGATTCCCCTGCTGTTCATGGGGGATATTGTGGGTCGGTTGTTCCGTGAATTTGCTGTAACGTTGGCGGTTACAATCCTGGTTTCGGCGCTGGTGTCGCTGACGTTGACACCAATGATGTCGGCGAAGCTGCTGAAGCATACGCCGGAGAATGAGCAGAACGCGTTCTACAAAAAGAGCGAAGAGTTCTTCGAGTACGTGATCGCAAAGTACGGAGTTGGCGTGCGGTTTGTGCTGCGGCACCAAACGATCACGCTCCTGGTGACGCTGGCGACGTTCGCGCTGACGGTTTATCTGTTTTTGGTCGTGCCGAAGGGGTTTTTCCCGGTGCAGGACACGGGTGTGCTGCTGGGGATTACCGAAGCTCCGCAGACAGTCAGCTTTGGCGCGATGAGTTCGCGGCAGCAGGCGTTGGCGCGGATCATTCTTCAGGACAAGGACGTGGAGAGCGTGTCGTCGTTCATCGGGATCGATGGGACGAACTCGACGTTGAATAGCGGACGTATTCAGATCAATTTGAAGGATCGTGAATTGCGGAAGTCTTCGGCGCTGGAGGTAATTCAGCGGCTGGAGCCGAAGGTTGCGACGGTGGATGGAATTCAGTGCTTCCTGCAGCCGCTGCAGGACCTGACGGTGGAAGACCGGGTAAGCCGCACGCAGTATCAGTACTCGCTCGAAGATGCGAATACGGAAGAGCTGGCGATGTGGACCGACAAGATGGTCGCCAAGCTAAAGGAGGTTCCGATTCTGAGCGATGTAGCGAGCGATGAACAGTTGAGCGGGCTTGAGGCGAGTCTGGTGATTGATCGCGACACCGCGTCGCGGCTTGGGATTACGCCTCAGAATATCGACGACACGCTGGATGATGCGTTTGCGCAGCGACAGATATCGACAATCTTCACACAGCAGAATCAATACCACGTTGTGCTTGAGGTAGCTCCAAAGTATCAGCGTAATCCGGCGTCGCTCGATAATATTTACGTGAAGAGTTCAAACGGGACGCAGGTGCCGTTGTCAACGTTCACGCACTTTGAAGAGAAGCAAACTTCCCTGGTGATCAATCACCAGGGACAGTTCCCGGCCGTGACGATCTCGTTCAACCTGGCACCGGGTAAGTCCATTGGCGATGCGGTGGATGCGGTGAATAAGGTGAAGGCGGAGCTGAATATGCCGCCCAGCGTGAAGGGGGAGTTTCAGGGATCGGCAAAGGCGTTCGAGGCTTCGATTGCGAATGAGCCGTTGCTGATTCTGGCGGCGCTGATCGTGGTTTATATCGTGCTGGGTGTTTTGTACGAAAGCTATATTCACCCGATTACGATTCTGTCTACGTTGCCTTCGGCGGGTGTGGGCGCGATTCTGGCGTTGCTGCTGTTTCATGTGGATCTGAGTGTGATCGCGTTGATCGGCATTATTTTGCTGATTGGGATTGTGAAGAAGAACGCAATTATGATGATCGACTTTGCGCTGGAGGCGGAGCGCGAGCAGGGGTTGACGCCGACAGAGGCGATCTATCAAGCGTGCCTGCTGCGGTTTCGGCCAATCATGATGACAACGATGGCGGCTCTGCTGGGTGGATTGCCGCTGGCGCTTGGCACCGGAACCGGAAGCGAGTTGAGACGCCCGCTCGGCATTACGATCGTCGGCGGCTTGATTGTGTCGCAGGTCCTGACGCTATTTACTACACCGGTGGTGTATCTATTCTTCGACCGGATTGCGCGCAGGTCGCGGCGGGGACAGGGATCAAGGGATGCGGAGTTGCATGCACATGCTGTGTCGGCGGATTGATTGGACCGAGCTTAATATTTCGAAGCTGATTTGAAGATCAGGAGTTTATGCATTTTTCGGCACCATTTATTCGACGGCCGGTAGCGACATTCTTGATGTCGATCGCGGTGATTCTGGCGGGTGCGTCGGCCTACGTGTTACTGCCCGTAGCGAGTCTACCGCAGGTAGAGTTTCCAGTGATATCGGTGGGCGCGAGTCTGCCGGGAGCTGATCCGGAGACGATGGCGTCGTCGGTGGCAACTCCACTGGAGCGGCAGTTCTCGAAGATCGCAGGCGTCAATGAGATGACCTCGTACTCATCGACGGGCACGGTTGGGATCACGCTGCAGTTCGATCTGACACGAGACATCAATGGCGCTGCGCGGGATGTGCAAGCGGCAATTAATGCGGCGAGGAGTCAATTGCCGGCGAACCTGCCGAGTAATCCTGGGTACTACAAGGTGAATCCGGCCGACTCGCCGATCATGATTATTGCGTTGACATCGGACACGATGAATATTCCGCAGTTGTATGACGCCTGCGACAGTATTTTGGCGCAGAAGATTGCGCAGATTCCTGGAGTGGGGCAGACGTTTTGCGGTGGAAGTGCGAAGCCGTCGGTGCGGATTGAGGCGAATCCGATGCAACTGGCGCATTACGGTGTAGGCCTGGAGGCGTTGCGAGCGGCGATTGGCACGGTCAACGTGAACCAGCCGAAGGGATATCTGCAGGACGACAGTAGAAGATGGAGTGTCAGTGCGACGGACCAGTTGTTTGGTGCGGATGCGTATGCTCCGCTGATTGTTTCGACGGACCGGGGGCCGGTGAGTACGGCCGCAGCGAGTTCGGGGCTGCCTGCTTCGGTCGCGAGTGCGTTGACGGCAAATGCAAATACGGGCTCGACGACAAATGGGGCAACGAGTGTCAGCGGTGGTGCTACTCCTGCTGCTGTTGCTCCGGCTGCTGCCACGTCAACGGGGTTAGCTGCGGGGCCCACGACAGCTCATGGTGTCGTGCGAGTTCAGGATGTGGCTGATGTCGTCAACAGCGTTGAGGATGTTCACTCCACCGGCGTATTCAACGGGAAGCCAGCGATTCTGGTGATTGTGTTCAAGACCTCGACCGCGAATGTGATCCAGACGGTGGACGATGTAAAGAAGATGCTGCCGATGCTACAGGCATCGATACCACCTGCGATCCAGGTGCACGTTGCAATGGATCGGACGACGACAATTCGCGCGTCTGTGAAGGATGTGACGCGGACGCTAGTGATCTCGATTCTGCTGGTGATCCTGGTGGTGTTTTTGTTCTTGCGAGAGGTTCGCTCGACGCTGATTCCGACGGTGGCTGTGCCGTTGAGTCTGCTGGGGACGTTTGCGGTGATGTACTTGCTGGGCTATACGCTCGATAATCTGTCACTGATGGCGCTGACGATCTCGACGGGGTTTGTGGTCGATGATGCGATTGTGGTGATTGAGAACATCAGCCGACATCTGGAGGCTGGGATGTCGCCGTATGAGGCGGCGATGGTGGGGTCGAAGGAGATTGGTTTCACGGTGGTGTCGATGAGCACGTCGCTGATTGCGGTGTTCATTCCGATTCTGCTGATGGGCGGGATTGTCGGGAGGCTGTTTCGTGAGTTTGCGGTGACGTTGTCGGTGGCGATCCTGGTGTCGCTGGTGGTGTCGCTGACGACGACTCCGATGTTAAGCGCGAAGTTTCTGGAGCCGAATGGCACGCGGAAGCATGGATGGTTTTATCGCTCGGGCGAACGCGTGTTGGCGTGGATGGCTGCAGAGTATGAGCTTGGGCTGCGCTGGGTGTTGAAACACCAGAAGTTGGTGCTGACGGTGACGGTGCTGACGTTTGTCTTAAATGTCTATCTGTACATCCTGGTGCCGAAGGGATTTTTCCCGGAGCAGGATGCTGGACGCATCGGTGGACAGGTGCAGGGGCAGCAGGACGTTTCGTTTCCACAGATGAAGAAGAATGTGCTTGCGCTGGCGAAGATTGCCGGGGAGGACCCTGGGGTGGAGGATGTGACTGCGTTTGCGGGAGGCCGCGGCAACTCGAATGGCGGGTTCATGTTTATGTCTCTAAAGCCGGATGCGGAGCGGCAAAAGACGGGTGATACGGCGCAGGTGATCGTCGATCGGCTGCGGCCGAAGGTGAGTAATCTACCGGGCGTGATTATGTATCTGCAGGCGTTTCAGGATCTGCGGATCGGTGGCAGAAATACGGCGACGGAGTATCAGTACACACTGACTGGAGACAACC is drawn from Edaphobacter lichenicola and contains these coding sequences:
- a CDS encoding multidrug efflux RND transporter permease subunit, producing the protein MSPSKPFILRPVATSLLMVAILLAGFVAYQQLPVSALPQVDYPTIQVQTFYPGASPEVMASSVTAPLERQFGQIPGLSQMTSSSSGGGSVITLQFDLSESIDIAQQDVQAAINAAFSYLPKDLPNPPVYSKVNPADAPIMTLALTSDTLPLEKVEDLADTVIAQKISQLSGVGLVSINGGQKPAVRIQANPTALANYGLSLEDIRAAVGTTNVDQAKGNLNGANQSYTIGANDQLPSSAAYNNVIVAYRNGSPVRLSDVANAVDSAENLFQAAWMGTAAQAPTAGQPAREAVLKPAVIVNIQRQPGANIIGVVDEVQKILPQLRSSMPATVTLQVLTDRTSTIRASVKDVQFSLVLTIGLVVMVIFLFLRSFAATIIPSVAVPLSIVGTFGVMYLLGYSLNNLSLMALTISTGFVVDDAIVMIENIARYLEQGDSPLEAALKGSEQIGFTIVSLTVSLIAVLIPLLFMGDIVGRLFREFAVTLAVTILVSALVSLTLTPMMSAKLLKHTPENEQNAFYKKSEEFFEYVIAKYGVGVRFVLRHQTITLLVTLATFALTVYLFLVVPKGFFPVQDTGVLLGITEAPQTVSFGAMSSRQQALARIILQDKDVESVSSFIGIDGTNSTLNSGRIQINLKDRELRKSSALEVIQRLEPKVATVDGIQCFLQPLQDLTVEDRVSRTQYQYSLEDANTEELAMWTDKMVAKLKEVPILSDVASDEQLSGLEASLVIDRDTASRLGITPQNIDDTLDDAFAQRQISTIFTQQNQYHVVLEVAPKYQRNPASLDNIYVKSSNGTQVPLSTFTHFEEKQTSLVINHQGQFPAVTISFNLAPGKSIGDAVDAVNKVKAELNMPPSVKGEFQGSAKAFEASIANEPLLILAALIVVYIVLGVLYESYIHPITILSTLPSAGVGAILALLLFHVDLSVIALIGIILLIGIVKKNAIMMIDFALEAEREQGLTPTEAIYQACLLRFRPIMMTTMAALLGGLPLALGTGTGSELRRPLGITIVGGLIVSQVLTLFTTPVVYLFFDRIARRSRRGQGSRDAELHAHAVSAD
- a CDS encoding efflux RND transporter permease subunit: MHFSAPFIRRPVATFLMSIAVILAGASAYVLLPVASLPQVEFPVISVGASLPGADPETMASSVATPLERQFSKIAGVNEMTSYSSTGTVGITLQFDLTRDINGAARDVQAAINAARSQLPANLPSNPGYYKVNPADSPIMIIALTSDTMNIPQLYDACDSILAQKIAQIPGVGQTFCGGSAKPSVRIEANPMQLAHYGVGLEALRAAIGTVNVNQPKGYLQDDSRRWSVSATDQLFGADAYAPLIVSTDRGPVSTAAASSGLPASVASALTANANTGSTTNGATSVSGGATPAAVAPAAATSTGLAAGPTTAHGVVRVQDVADVVNSVEDVHSTGVFNGKPAILVIVFKTSTANVIQTVDDVKKMLPMLQASIPPAIQVHVAMDRTTTIRASVKDVTRTLVISILLVILVVFLFLREVRSTLIPTVAVPLSLLGTFAVMYLLGYTLDNLSLMALTISTGFVVDDAIVVIENISRHLEAGMSPYEAAMVGSKEIGFTVVSMSTSLIAVFIPILLMGGIVGRLFREFAVTLSVAILVSLVVSLTTTPMLSAKFLEPNGTRKHGWFYRSGERVLAWMAAEYELGLRWVLKHQKLVLTVTVLTFVLNVYLYILVPKGFFPEQDAGRIGGQVQGQQDVSFPQMKKNVLALAKIAGEDPGVEDVTAFAGGRGNSNGGFMFMSLKPDAERQKTGDTAQVIVDRLRPKVSNLPGVIMYLQAFQDLRIGGRNTATEYQYTLTGDNLKELNEWGPKLEAAMDNLPQIKDVATDQQQQGLRGQLVIDRATASRLGVSPLAIDSTLSDAFAQTQVSTTYMPLNQYHVVLEVAPQFQEDPDALRNIYVKSTTGAMVPLSAVTHFETQRIPLAVNHQAQSPATTLSFNLAPGASLSEATQAIQQARVDIGMPSAIHGGFAGSAQAFKDSLKSEPWLILLALVAVYIVLGILYESFIHPLTILSTLPSAGVGAIVALLLFKVDLSVIAMIGIILLIGIVKKNAIMMIDFALVAERQHGKTPQEAIFEACMLRFRPIMMTTMAALLGGLPLALGRGTGSEMRRPLGITIVGGLIVSQALTLFTTPVVYLFFDRVRARFARVGRQRRRAGRGVAQVVAGD